The following coding sequences lie in one Oncorhynchus nerka isolate Pitt River linkage group LG14, Oner_Uvic_2.0, whole genome shotgun sequence genomic window:
- the LOC115141558 gene encoding G-protein coupled receptor 4-like, which produces MLSVKITMHLQNMRTMCNISFCNVDSKIDQYFQPTLYIIVIVLGLPTNCMALWAAYLQVKQKNELGIYLINLSVADLLYIGTLPLWIDYFLQHDDWIHGQNSCKLFGFIFYTNIYVSIAFLCCISIDRYLAVAYPLKFAKVRRVKTAVLVSSVVWTIEIVANSAPLFHDELFQDRFNHTFCFEKYPMQDWVAGMNLYRTFLGFLVPWLLMLGAYRGILRAVRGNVSTECHEKAKIKRLALSLILIVLLCFGPYHVLLLCRSILFLQKPCNCGAEEDLFAAYHVALALTSLNCVADPILYCFVNEGARHDVGHALTTLLGVFKWNSPSPADALTAGSVTLETPLSTKKQLGLYSEVKASTYKTELVALKEECLQMTILGVKK; this is translated from the coding sequence ATGCTTAGTGTCAAAATAACAATGCACCTACAGAATATGAGGACAATGTGCAACATTTCCTTCTGCAATGTGGACTCAAAGATCGACCAGTACTTCCAGCCTACGCTGTACATCATTGTCATCGTCCTGGGCCTGCCCACCAACTGCATGGCTCTGTGGGCGGCTTACTTGCAGGTGAAGCAGAAAAATGAGCTGGGCATCTACTTGATCAACCTCTCCGTGGCTGACCTCCTCTACATCGGCACCCTGCCCCTATGGATCGACTACTTCCTCCAGCACGACGACTGGATTCACGGCCAGAATTCCTGCAAGCTGTTCGGATTCATTTTCTACACCAACATCTACGTCAGCATCGCCTTCCTCTGCTGCATCTCCATCGACCGATACCTGGCCGTGGCCTACCCGCTCAAGTTTGCCAAGGTCCGGAGGGTCAAAACCGCCGTGCTGGTCAGTTCCGTGGTGTGGACCATCGAGATAGTGGCCAACTCTGCACCCCTCTTCCACGACGAGCTCTTCCAGGACCGTTTCAACCACACCTTCTGCTTCGAGAAGTACCCCATGCAAGACTGGGTGGCGGGCATGAACCTTTACCGGACCTTTCTGGGTTTCCTGGTTCCCTGGCTGCTCATGCTGGGTGCGTACCGGGGCATTCTGCGGGCGGTGCGTGGCAATGTGTCCACGGAGTGCCATGAGAAGGCCAAGATCAAGCGCCTGGCGCTGAGCCTAATCCTGATCGTATTGCTGTGCTTCGGGCCATACCACGTGCTCCTGCTGTGTCGCAGCATCCTCTTCCTCCAGAAGCCCTGCAACTGTGGCGCAGAGGAGGACCTGTTTGCAGCCTACCATGTGGCGCTGGCGCTCACCAGCCTGAACTGTGTGGCTGACCCTATCCTCTACTGTTTTGTTAACGAGGGTGCACGCCATGACGTCGGTCACGCGCTCACCACCCTGCTGGGGGTCTTCAAGTGGAACTCGCCCTCGCCAGCTGACGCACTGACAGCTGGCTCTGTCACCTTGGAGACACCACTGTCCACCAAGAAGCAGCTGGGCCTGTACAGTGAGGTCAAGGCCAGCACCTACAAGACAGAGCTGGTGGCCCTCAAAGAGGAGTGTCTTCAGATGACCATACTCGGTGTTAAGAAATGA